The stretch of DNA ACCCACGAGCCCCCCGAGGAGAACCGCCATGCCGACCGACCACGCCGTCCAGACCGTCGTCATCGCGGCGCCGTTCGACACCGTGCTGGCCCAGGTCCGTGACGTCGAGAGCCAGACCGAGTGGGTCAAGGAGGTCCTAGCCGCCGAGCTGCTCGAGGAGTACGAGGACGGCACGCCGGCCACGGCGCACTTCAAGTCGAGCACCACGATCGGGACCGACGACTACACCCTCGCCTACGAGCACTTCGACGACGGCATGGCCTGGTCGATGGTCAAGGGCAAGCTGCAGACGGCGCAGGACGCCCGCTACACGCTGCGTCCTGTCGACGACGGCCACACCGAGGTCACCTTCGACCTGACCATCAGCCACAACCTGCCGGTGCCCGGGTTCATCCGCAGCCGGGTGATCAAGGGCGTGGTCAGCAACACCGTGACCGGGCTGAAGTCCTACCTCGAGGGGTAGCCGCTCCGCCCTGGGCAGCCACGAGTGGACACCCGGTGAACGAAGGGGGGCCGTCAGCGCCCCCTTGACGTTCCCTCAGCGTCCACCCGCGGCGGGAACGACCGCCCCCCGGCTACGACTTGCTGGGGCTCGCGGTCGCCTTCGCCGTCGTACTGGCGGCCGGGGCGGGGGTCGGGCAGCCGGACGGGATCGCCACGGGCGTCGGCTTGAGGTTCGCGGCCACCTGGGCGGGCGT from Actinomycetes bacterium encodes:
- a CDS encoding SRPBCC family protein; protein product: MPTDHAVQTVVIAAPFDTVLAQVRDVESQTEWVKEVLAAELLEEYEDGTPATAHFKSSTTIGTDDYTLAYEHFDDGMAWSMVKGKLQTAQDARYTLRPVDDGHTEVTFDLTISHNLPVPGFIRSRVIKGVVSNTVTGLKSYLEG